The proteins below come from a single Eremothecium sinecaudum strain ATCC 58844 chromosome II, complete sequence genomic window:
- the SLX4 gene encoding Slx4p (Syntenic homolog of Ashbya gossypii AGR042W; Syntenic homolog of Saccharomyces cerevisiae YLR135W (SLX4)), with the protein MDFNKVQRNLNLLANDLSDSETLDAHELAETQTAAAFSDDEETKDRDVFLSTQVQARIDEAEESETIQKDFKKLLEDFTYERDRLEMTKTAASKKPRMANNPKVSKKANKRIRSITQHNTDKFKDQRLHGRAKHLVTMLSGKLNKVNSLMKAMQQDSVDQKYSIYDSEEWSNLVTLLRERLPKVTRSDINIVKNYVYGGELEEDPWYASQLPPNEVDIILGSGLDNVVYDNMEFISEQRNAVTLSQLLEDTSISSIPDSMDSGDRISITLSISSENEDEIIDPTKETFRVVPNITSPVKTSVGTDSPLRGLAANPNLQVPASRTTTVNELESIESLPSILESESFVVRMKLYHDQHIPDGFHTLGDEIIADSEDNEYTIAEMLPSEEEQVILSPQSSWPESVQQLRQSLKNIGIKVSRTKSQMLENYSSALENLSSQTDADRHNEIFSRLTTQLRSDPRFVSRVYCFEPFTLEELRTFFEFKDEFTKLLDDTVIREWADHNGVCIKNNVNNT; encoded by the coding sequence ATGGACTTTAACAAGGTTCAACGAAATTTAAACCTTCTAGCAAATGATCTGAGTGACAGCGAAACACTCGATGCCCATGAGTTAGCTGAGACCCaaacagcagcagcttTTAGCGACGACGAGGAGACAAAAGATCGAGATGTGTTCTTGTCGACTCAAGTTCAGGCAAGAATTGATGAGGCAGAGGAGAGCGAAACAATTCAAAAAGATTTTAAGAAACTGTTGGAGGATTTCACCTATGAGAGGGATAGGCTAGAAATGACGAAGACAGCGGCAAGTAAAAAGCCAAGGATGGCTAACAACCCAAAAGTTAGTAAAAAAGCTAATAAAAGAATACGAAGCATCACGCAGCATAATACTGATAAGTTTAAAGATCAAAGACTACACGGCCGAGCGAAGCACCTAGTTACAATGCTCTCTGGTAAATTAAACAAAGTAAATTCTCTCATGAAAGCTATGCAGCAGGATTCTGTAGATCAGAAGTACTCCATTTATGATTCTGAAGAATGGTCAAATCTTGTTACTTTGCTACGAGAAAGACTACCGAAAGTGACACGATCAGATATCAACATCGTGAAGAACTACGTGTATGGAGGCGAGCTGGAAGAAGATCCATGGTATGCCTCTCAGCTTCCACCTAATGAAGTTGATATTATCTTGGGCTCCGGACTTGATAATGTGGTTTATGATAACATGGAGTTTATAAGCGAGCAGCGAAATGCAGTGACTCTTTCTCAGCTTTTAGAAGATACAAGCATAAGCTCCATCCCAGATAGTATGGATTCTGGAGACCGAATAAGCATCACCTTGAGTATAAGTTCAGAAAACGAAGATGAGATTATAGATCCCACTAAGGAAACATTTAGGGTCGTGCCCAATATTACTTCTCCTGTCAAGACTTCAGTCGGAACGGACTCACCGTTACGCGGGCTTGCCGCAAACCCTAATTTGCAAGTCCCAGCAAGTAGAACCACGACAGTAAACGAGTTAGAATCAATTGAATCTCTCCCATCAATCTTAGAGTCTGAATCTTTTGTGGTACGCATGAAACTGTATCACGATCAACATATACCTGACGGTTTTCACACCTTAGGTGATGAAATAATTGCAGATAGTGAAGACAATGAATATACAATAGCAGAAATGCTTCCCAGTGAAGAGGAGCAAGTGATACTCTCACCGCAATCATCGTGGCCGGAATCAGTACAACAACTTCGTCAATCCCTTAAAAACATTGGAATTAAAGTTTCAAGAACCAAAAGCCAAATGCTAGAGAATTATAGCAGCGCTCTAGAGAATCTTAGTTCACAAACAGACGCAGATAGACACAATGAGATTTTTTCCAGGCTAACCACCCAACTTCGTAGTGATCCACGGTTCGTGAGCCGTGTTTATTGCTTTGAGCCGTTCACTCTTGAGGAACTTCGGACCTTTTTTGAGTTCAAAGATGAATTTACTAAACTTCTAGACGATACTGTCATACGGGAATGGGCAGATCACAATGGTGTCTGCATTAAAAACAATGTTAATAATACTTAG
- the KGD2 gene encoding dihydrolipoyl transsuccinylase (Syntenic homolog of Ashbya gossypii AGL200W; Syntenic homolog of Saccharomyces cerevisiae YDR148C (KGD2)) gives MLRLSVAAVSRIRQPAFIDICRRSFFLRDQIVDFKGISAYRFASTSVPVPPMAESLTEGSLKEFTKQVGDYISQDELLATIETDKIDVEVISPVSGTITKLNFQPEDTVTVGDEIAQIEEGAEPAGGAKPKDKGASSAPETQPKQESAPVQESKPKESTAPTTPKETPREAPSKAAQSTAIISDLPSRGERRVKMNRMRMRIAERLKESQNTAASLTTFNEVDMSALLEMRKLYKDDILKNKGIKFGFMGLFSKAVALAQKDVPAITGAIEGDQIVYRDYVDISVAVATPKGLVTPVVRNVECLSVLEIEQEIANLSKKARDGKMTLEDMAGGNFTISNGGVFGSLYGTPIINTPQAAVLGLHAVKERPVTVNGQIVSKPMMYMALTYDHRLLDGREAVIFLRTVKELIEDPKRMLLM, from the coding sequence ATGTTAAGGTTATCTGTTGCCGCTGTTTCTAGGATTAGACAACCTGCTTTTATTGACATATGTCGCAGAAGTTTCTTCTTGAGAGATCAGATTGTAGATTTCAAGGGCATTTCGGCCTATAGATTTGCGTCTACATCTGTTCCAGTCCCTCCAATGGCTGAATCATTGACAGAAGGTTCATTAAAAGAATTCACCAAACAAGTTGGCGATTACATCAGCCAAGACGAGTTGCTAGCCACAATAGAAACGGATAAGATAGATGTTGAAGTTATCTCTCCTGTTTCTGGTACAATCACCAAGTTAAACTTCCAACCTGAGGATACCGTGACTGTTGGAGATGAAATAGCTCAGATTGAGGAAGGTGCAGAGCCAGCGGGAGGAGCCAAGCCAAAAGACAAGGGTGCTTCTTCAGCTCCAGAAACCCAACCAAAGCAAGAATCTGCTCCAGTACAGGAATCTAAGCCAAAAGAGTCCACAGCTCCAACTACCCCAAAGGAAACCCCACGCGAAGCGCCATCAAAAGCAGCTCAGTCCACAGCTATCATTTCAGACTTACCATCGCGTGGTGAACGCAGGGTAAAGATGAACCGTATGAGAATGAGAATTGCAGAGAGATTAAAGGAGTCTCAAAACACTGCTGCTTCTTTAACTACATTTAACGAAGTTGACATGTCTGCCCTCTTGGAAATGAGAAAGTTGTACAAAGATGATATTCTCAAAAATAAAGGTATTAAATTTGGATTCATGGGTCTATTTTCTAAGGCGGTAGCTTTGGCTCAAAAGGATGTCCCAGCTATTACTGGTGCCATTGAGGGTGACCAAATTGTGTACCGTGATTATGTAGATATTTCTGTTGCTGTTGCCACTCCAAAAGGATTGGTTACTCCTGTTGTCCGCAATGTTGAATGTTTGTCAGTGTTGGAAATTGAACAAGAGATTGCTAATCTAAGTAAGAAGGCCCGTGATGGTAAGATGACTTTGGAAGATATGGCTGGCGGAAACTTTACTATTTCTAACGGTGGTGTGTTTGGTTCCTTATATGGTACTCCAATTATTAATACTCCACAAGCTGCTGTTTTAGGTTTGCATGCTGTGAAGGAAAGACCTGTTACTGTGAATGGCCAGATTGTCTCTAAACCAATGATGTACATGGCATTAACATACGACCATAGATTATTAGATGGTAGAGAGGCTGTCATTTTCTTGAGAACAGTCAAGGAATTGATTGAAGATCCAAAGAGAATGTTGTTGATGTAG
- the EKI1 gene encoding bifunctional choline kinase/ethanolamine kinase EKI1 (Syntenic homolog of Ashbya gossypii AGL199C; Syntenic homolog of Saccharomyces cerevisiae YLR133W (CKI1) and YDR147W (EKI1)), which yields MVKTDLRSSRSEATQGISGSWSRSGSRTRRPSLPRNRSSQRLIRTISLEGKSAEASNTQADTSGDEPLQFSDAHELQEHIEVPFVKATLDASLPMEYLKVDVLNLVISLKVPKWYKTRNLNANDIKITMITGSMTNAIFKIEHSKLPSLLLRVYGPNVTNIIDRNYELQTLARLSMHHIGPSLYGCFTNGRFEQFLENSKTLTKECIRNWETSRRIARRMKEFHSGVPLLPWEKDHCMSWSRIEKWVDTIESSEWVKDPANLISTLLIDNWAKFKKIIMLYKDWLKSRGQFKKPFHFCHNDAQYGNLLFTSPVIPPASDGNSVSMESPVSVSLLPSDSNISLVDIIHPSVQEQAQDSKLVVIDFEYAGPNPVAFDLANHLSEWMSDYHSSDPYKTFEENYPTKEEILNFVYSYVSHLRPSKNCSVDEEVRVLYNDIIQWRPCVALHWGLWGIIQSGALDAADKASSVVVEEGPCGEKYIITVDEEALDSDGENGVINNDESPTVQGADIHSFDYLSYAREKFNLFYGDLIELQAISENEVYPNTQLKKLDTSFL from the coding sequence ATGGTTAAAACTGACTTGAGATCGTCAAGGAGTGAGGCAACACAGGGAATTAGTGGATCATGGTCTAGGTCAGGAAGTAGGACGAGGAGGCCTTCACTACCTCGCAATAGGTCATCACAGAGACTTATTCGTACAATTAGTTTAGAAGGTAAAAGTGCTGAAGCTTCTAATACTCAGGCAGATACTTCAGGAGATGAACCCTTGCAGTTTTCAGATGCCCATGAATTACAAGAACACATCGAAGTCCCTTTTGTAAAGGCGACATTAGATGCATCATTACCAATGGAGTACTTAAAAGTAGATGTGTTAAATTTAGTTATAAGTCTTAAGGTTCCGAAGTGGTATAAGACACGGAACTTGAACGCAAATGACATTAAAATTACGATGATCACGGGGTCTATGACCAATGCAATCTTTAAGATTGAGCATTCTAAGTTGCCTAGTCTCTTACTAAGGGTTTATGGACCCAATGTTACTAATATTATTGATAGGAATTATGAGTTGCAGACTCTAGCCCGTCTTTCAATGCATCATATTGGACCGTCTTTGTATGGTTGTTTTACGAATGGTAGATTTGAACAATTCCTCGAAAACTCTAAAACCCTTACTAAAGAATGTATCAGGAATTGGGAAACGTCGCGCCGTATAGCTCGTCGTATGAAAGAATTTCATAGCGGAGTTCCTCTACTACCATGGGAAAAAGACCACTGCATGTCTTGGAGTCGTATTGAAAAGTGGGTGGATACAATAGAATCTTCAGAATGGGTTAAAGACCCAGCAAACCTTATATCAACATTGCTCATTGATAACTGGGCCAAATTCaaaaaaataataatgcTTTATAAGGATTGGCTGAAGTCTAGGGGCCAATTTAAAAAGCCATTTCACTTTTGCCATAATGATGCTCAGTACGGCAATTTGCTCTTTACTTCACCGGTGATACCACCTGCTTCTGACGGTAACTCTGTATCTATGGAGTCGCCAGTTTCTGTATCCTTGTTGCCATCAGATAGTAATATTTCATTGGTTGATATTATTCATCCTTCAGTCCAGGAACAGGCTCAAGACTCAAAATTAGTTGTAATCGATTTCGAATATGCTGGACCCAACCCTGTTGCATTCGATTTGGCGAATCATTTAAGTGAATGGATGTCTGATTACCATTCTTCTGATCCATATAAAACGTTTGAAGAGAATTATCCAACAAAGGAAGAAATTCTAAATTTTGTTTATTCATATGTTTCTCATTTACGTCCTAGTAAAAATTGCTCTGTTGATGAGGAAGTTCGTGTACTTTATAATGATATCATACAATGGAGACCGTGCGTAGCGCTACATTGGGGACTATGGGGTATAATTCAAAGTGGCGCATTGGATGCTGCGGACAAAGCTAGCTCAGTAGTTGTTGAAGAGGGACCATGTGGTGAAAAATATATAATAACAGTGGATGAGGAAGCTCTCGATAGTGATGGAGAAAATGGAGTCATTAACAATGATGAATCACCCACAGTGCAGGGTGCAGATATCCATTCGTTTGATTATTTATCTTATGCAAGAGAGAAATTTAACCTGTTCTACGGTGATTTGATTGAATTACAGGCCATATCAGAGAATGAAGTTTACCCTAATACACAACTAAAAAAGCTAGATACCTCGTTCTTGTAG
- the USB1 gene encoding phosphoric diester hydrolase (Syntenic homolog of Ashbya gossypii AGL198W; Syntenic homolog of Saccharomyces cerevisiae YLR132C (USB1)), with translation MDLVKSNYSSSDSEYELEEKREDLPKLPDDIIYRFQKDPMPSRSNTFRTFVFLEVSPNKAQIQTLNHVIQLANKSVKHEGNHFTSLYTGRLNAVRPLHVTLSMLQPHPDKESQRRWIETMRNRITQDNTLKPLKLNFPIRLSILRTAARVTLMLCLPLSDELKNTYIKRICSYLSLPSDDAIAPSTNVIVPEDAHVSIGKDAKDPFFLRNELIGDCEAISHKMSRLQNLLNEASDRLLEEGVKELEFECTEIKLQLNWGSVATIPLGGNK, from the coding sequence ATGGACCTTGTAAAATCTAATTACAGTAGTAGCGATTCTGAGTACGAACTGGAAGAAAAAAGGGAGGACTTGCCAAAATTACCTGACGATATCATTTATAGATTTCAGAAAGATCCTATGCCTTCGAGAAGTAATACTTTCCGCACATTTGTGTTCCTGGAAGTAAGTCCTAATAAGGCTCAAATTCAGACGTTAAACCATGTGATACAGCTTGCAAATAAATCCGTTAAGCATGAGGGAAACCACTTTACATCATTATATACCGGCAGGCTAAACGCTGTTCGACCTCTCCATGTCACTCTTTCAATGTTACAACCCCACCCTGACAAGGAGTCACAGCGGCGGTGGATTGAGACAATGCGAAATAGGATCACTCAGGACAACACCCTAAAACCTTTAAAACTAAACTTCCCCATACGTTTATCTATCCTTAGAACGGCTGCTAGGGTAACTTTGATGCTTTGCTTGCCTTTGTCGGATGAGTTGAAGAATACTTACATTAAGCGCATCTGCTCATACCTAAGTTTACCATCGGATGATGCAATAGCGCCCTCTACAAATGTTATAGTCCCAGAAGATGCTCACGTTTCAATTGGAAAAGATGCTAAAGATCCATTTTTCCTGAGAAATGAGCTAATTGGTGACTGCGAAGCTATATCTCATAAGATGTCAAGGTTGCAAAACTTGCTTAATGAAGCAAGCGATCGATTGCTTGAGGAGGGAGTTAAAGAGTTAGAATTTGAATGTACGGAGATAAAGTTACAGTTAAACTGGGGCTCCGTAGCTACTATTCCCCTAGGCGGTAATAAGTGA
- a CDS encoding C2H2-type zinc finger protein (Syntenic homolog of Ashbya gossypii AGL197W; Syntenic homolog of Saccharomyces cerevisiae YDR146C (SWI5) and YLR131C (ACE2)), with protein sequence MNIPIGQWSIDPNKLSSPYQSSSLTAGQCISDPGMKSASHRPISMNINMNMNMDMNIDIPLNLNSTDYDAKSRELSTDINSESQQPESSYFGINHETYHDIDEFLVQELRELDIPLAPSVHEDAADGLYSKPKIDDSTLSMFANGLEKAGFKDGIFDSYHHQHPLTPRKTHNREPSGTAIFGFVNHNHNLTINRPVHESSINAICGSADVAYDNMCIKEDGLPTVNTLILKQQEELGLALEKQKEVNRRLQEQLKINQLQQQQLQEALCKKEAAARQTFSDSSCIATPRNVPRRSDSILVTSNSKSGGYQFPPPRDETTSFVLSPSTGSISVPQNKESLPGKNIEIMSLVRENEPEGTCNRLQWKKLGNLPMHRPHTVSGRINYQCLEEDSLDKSHYQNQSNENAKSSSHISSSPRNHLFSNSSPKLPYASPINDKHHRSKRSVTSTASTIPMSYEEDSDVESLSCKKQQVNTIGLGLNYKEQNSKSAFVLNKPPQLGLLPTIPGSNNNTPIKRKDKVPFPSPGYPPKYCFQHISVNDSKHQSTRTTMDQATNYSLEQNIFDSVQAANLKPPDISYKRYRRDTPDTADECDEPIQEFVQAQSPSPILLSQKKFDNTHQLNTRSLYDGAASLHPTQSAISSPERLSPMKKASNLPQEEIDQYIRKLEDKTFECLYPDCNKLFNRRYNIRSHIQTHLEDRPFKCDFVGCTKAFVRNHDLIRHKKTHAEKVYICPCSKKFSREDALLTHRARMICIGGKKFENIVIKRSPRKRGRPKKDGYSSTNSSPVKEVLANDHNGTVILKMEEQLQKVFEQSGSEVVQDDTIINEIVTHKQPNSNEGVRTPLSLPKQFSSPLDEVSS encoded by the coding sequence ATGAATATTCCTATAGGGCAGTGGAGTATCGACCCAAATAAATTGTCAAGCCCTTATCAGAGTTCTTCTTTGACTGCAGGACAGTGTATTAGTGATCCAGGCATGAAATCAGCATCTCATCGTCCAATCAGTATGAACATAAACATGAACATGAACATGGACATGAACATTGACATACCTTTGAATCTTAATTCTACAGATTATGATGCTAAATCTCGGGAACTGTCTACAGATATTAATTCAGAATCACAGCAACCTGAATCAAGTTATTTTGGCATAAATCATGAAACTTATCATGACATCGATGAGTTTCTAGTTCAAGAATTACGTGAGTTAGACATTCCATTAGCACCGTCTGTACATGAAGATGCCGCGGATGGGCTTTATAGCAAACCAAAGATTGATGACAGCACTTTAAGCATGTTTGCAAATGGACTGGAGAAGGCAGGTTTTAAAGACGGTATTTTCGATTCCTATCATCATCAGCATCCTTTGACCCCAAGGAAAACTCATAACAGGGAACCTAGTGGAACTGCCATCTTTGGCTTTGTAAATCATAACCATAACCTGACCATTAATCGCCCTGTACACGAAAGTAGCATTAACGCTATTTGCGGATCCGCAGATGTTGCTTATGATAATATGTGTATCAAAGAAGACGGGCTACCTACGGTAAATACGCTCATTTTGAAACAGCAAGAAGAACTGGGGCTGGCGTTGGAGAAACAAAAAGAAGTTAATCGGAGACTCCAAGAGCAATTAAAGATAAACCAGCTACAGCAGCAACAATTACAGGAAGCATTATGTAAAAAGGAAGCGGCAGCTAGACAAACCTTTTCCGATTCGTCCTGTATTGCAACTCCGAGGAACGTCCCTCGTAGAAGTGATAGTATTTTGGTCACGTCGAACAGCAAATCTGGAGGCTATCAATTCCCCCCTCCACGTGATGAAACAACTTCTTTCGTGTTATCACCTTCCACAGGATCTATTTCAGTTCCTCAAAATAAGGAATCTTTACCAGGAAAAAACATAGAAATCATGTCTTTAGTGAGAGAGAATGAACCAGAAGGTACATGCAATCGCTTGCAATGGAAGAAGCTAGGGAATCTTCCAATGCATAGGCCACATACTGTATCTGGCAGGATTAATTACCAATGTTTAGAAGAAGATTCACTGGATAAATCACATTACCAAAACCAAAGTAACGAAAACGCTAAGTCAAGTTCTCACATTTCTTCCAGTCCCAGAAATCATCTATTTAGCAATTCATCACCTAAATTACCGTATGCCTCTCCAATAAACGATAAACATCATCGAAGTAAAAGATCGGTGACATCAACTGCTTCTACAATACCAATGTCATACGAGGAAGATAGTGACGTTGAATCTCTTTCATGCAAGAAACAACAGGTCAATACTATTGGATTGGGCTTGAATTATAAAGAGCAGAATTCGAAATCCGCTTTCGTTTTGAATAAACCTCCTCAGTTGGGGTTACTACCCACAATACCGGGCTCTAATAACAATACACCAATCAAACGTAAGGATAAGGTCCCATTCCCTTCCCCAGGGTATCCGCCTAAATACTGTTTTCAACATATTTCAGTTAATGACTCTAAACACCAATCAACGCGTACAACAATGGACCAGGCTACCAATTATTCTCTGGAACAAAATATCTTTGATTCAGTCCAAGCGGCAAACCTCAAACCACCAGATATTTCATATAAGAGATACCGCCGCGATACTCCAGATACTGCTGACGAATGTGATGAGCCTATCCAAGAGTTTGTGCAGGCACAAAGTCCCTCGCCCATTCTATTATCACAGAAAAAATTCGATAACACTCATCAACTAAACACAAGGAGCTTGTATGATGGCGCGGCGTCCTTACACCCCACCCAGTCTGCTATAAGCAGCCCTGAGAGATTGTCACCTATGAAAAAGGCAAGTAACTTACCTCAAGAAGAGATAGATCAGTATATTAGAAAGTTGGAGGATAAAACTTTTGAATGCCTCTATCCAGATTGCAATAAACTGTTTAACCGACGTTACAACATCAGATCTCACATTCAAACACATTTAGAAGACCGTCCTTTCAAGTGCGATTTTGTTGGATGTACAAAAGCGTTCGTTCGCAATCATGACCTAATAAGGCACAAGAAAACACACGCTGAGAAGGTCTACATTTGCCCTTGCAGTAAGAAGTTTAGTCGTGAAGATGCGCTGTTAACACATAGGGCAAGAATGATATGCATTGGAGGTAAAAAGTTTGAAAATATTGTTATAAAAAGATCTCCTAGGAAACGTGGTAGGCCGAAAAAGGATGGTTATTCTAGCACAAATAGCAGCCCGGTGAAGGAGGTTTTGGCTAACGACCACAATGGTACAGTAATTCTTAAAATGGAAGAGCAGCTTCAAAAAGTATTTGAGCAATCAGGGTCAGAAGTAGTTCAAGATGACACGATAATCAATGAAATCGTCACTCACAAGCAACCCAATAGCAACGAGGGAGTAAGAACCCCGCTATCATTACCGAAGCAATTCTCAAGCCCGTTGGATGAGGTTAGTTCTTAA